One stretch of Arachis duranensis cultivar V14167 chromosome 1, aradu.V14167.gnm2.J7QH, whole genome shotgun sequence DNA includes these proteins:
- the LOC107494280 gene encoding uncharacterized protein LOC107494280 produces the protein MPLYAKFLKELITKKRSWQEKEIVVLTQECSAIIQKGLPLKLKDPGSFLIPCTIGNIAIDKSLCDLGASINLMPLTMMKKMMIEELKPTRMSLQLTDRSIKIPNGVVENLLVKVGNFIFPADFVVLDMDEKGSNSVILGRPFLATARTIIDVEKGEMIFRVHDEQMTINVFKAMQYPSEKESCMRVDVVDSLVE, from the coding sequence ATGCCATTGTATGCAAAGTTTCTTAAAGAACTGATCACCAAAAAGAGAagttggcaagaaaaagaaatagtgGTTCTCACTCAAGAGTGCAGCGCCATCATTCAAAAGGGGTTGCCACTAAAACTTAAAGATCCAGGTAGCTTCCTTATACCTTGCACAATTGGGAATATAGCCATTGATAAATCACTTtgtgacctgggagcaagcATTAACTTAATGCCTCTTACCAtgatgaagaaaatgatgattGAAGAGCTTAAACCCACAAGGATGTCACTCCAACTAACTGATAGATCCATCAAAATACCAAATGGTGTAGTTGAGAACCTCTTGGTGAAAGTGGGAAATTTTATATTCCCAGCCGATTTTGTAGTCCTAGATATGGATGAAAAGGGGAGCAACTCAGTTattcttggtagaccctttttggcCACAGCTAGAACAATCATTGATGTGGAAAAGGGAGAGATGATCTTCAGAGTACATGATGAGCAAATGACCATCAATGTCTTCAAGGCAATGCAATACCCCAGTGAGAAAGAAAGTTGCATGAGGGTTGATGTGGTGGATTCTTTGGTTGAATAA